Proteins encoded within one genomic window of Bos mutus isolate GX-2022 chromosome 9, NWIPB_WYAK_1.1, whole genome shotgun sequence:
- the TUBE1 gene encoding LOW QUALITY PROTEIN: tubulin epsilon chain (The sequence of the model RefSeq protein was modified relative to this genomic sequence to represent the inferred CDS: inserted 1 base in 1 codon) has protein sequence MLTRQRGSAVQRPSHYGNGETQVHLRGLLTENLNLNLERSGATAATCGSGVTYGRPAPLESARWWARNTEGGAGSGPVGWPCRSMTQSVVVQVGQCGNQIGCCFWDLALREHAAVNKKGIYDEAISSFFRNVDTRVVGDGGTISKGKICSLKARAVLIDMEEGVVNEILQGPLRDVFDSKQLITDISGSGNNWAVGHKVFGSLYLEKILEKLRKSAEHCDCLQCFFIIHSMGGGTGSGLGTFLLKVLEDEFPEVYRFVTSIYPSGEDDVITSPYNSILAMKELNEHADCVLPIDNQSLFDIISKIDLMVNSGKLGAAIKPKSLVTSSTGVVKKRQEKPFDAMNNIVANLLLNLTSSARFEGSLNMDLNEISMNLVPFPQLHYLVSSLTPLYTLADVNIPPRRLDQMFSDAFSKDHQLIRADPRHSLYLACALMVRGNVQISDLRRNIERLKPSLQFVSWNQEGWKTSLCSVPPVGHSHSLLALANNTCVKPTFIELRERFLRLYKKKAHLHHYLQIXGMEESCFTEAVSSLSALIQEYNQLDATKSMPVEDLPRLNVAM, from the exons ATGTTGACAAGGCAGCGAGGATCCGCGGTCCAGAGGCCCAGTCACTATGGTAACGGTGAGACGCAAGTACACTTGCGCGGCCTTCTGACGGAAAATCTTAATCTGAACCTAGAGAGGAGCGGAGCGACGGCGGCGACTTGCGGCAGCGGAGTGACTTACGGCCGCCCCGCCCCCTTGGAGAGCGCCCGTTGGTGGGCGCGGAATACGGAGGGTGGCGCGGGCTCGGGTCCTGTGGGCTGGCCGTGCCGAAGCATGACCCAGTCGGTGGTCGTACAGG TGGGCCAGTGCGGAAACCAGATCGGCTGCTGCTTCTGGGACCTGGCGCTAAGGGAGCACGCCGCCGTCAACAAG aaagggATTTATGATGAGGCAATAAGCAGCTTCTTTAGAAATGTGGATACCAG AGTGGTTGGTGATGGTGGCACTATTTCCAAAGGgaaaatttgttctttaaaagcaCGT gcTGTTTTGATTGACATGGAGGAAGGGGTAGTAAATGAAATTCTTCAGGGACCATTGAGAGATGTATTTGATAGTAAGCAGCTCATCACTGATATTTCTGGCTCGGGGAATAATTG GGCTGTGGGTCACAAAGTCTTTGGCAGTCTTTATCTGGAAAAGATTTTAGAGAAGCTCAGAAAGTCAGCAGAGCACTGTGATTGTTTGCAGTGTTTTTTTATAATACATTCCATGGGAGGAG GAACAGGATCTGGACTTGGCACATTTCTTTTAAAGGTGCTCGAGGATGAATTCCCAGAAGTATACAGATTCGTGACTTCAATTTATCCTTCTGGTGAGGATGATGTCATAACCTCACCTTACAATAGCATCTTGGCAATGAAGGAACTTAATGAGCATGCAGACTGTGTTTTGCCCATTGACAACCAA tctttatttgaCATCATTAGCAAAATTGACCTCATGGTGAATTCTGGAAAGTTGGGTGCAGCTATAAAGCCAAAGAGTCTGGTTACTTCAAGTACTGGAGTTGTTAAAAAGCGGCAGGAGAAACCTTTCGATGCAATGAACAACATTGTGGCAAATTTGCTGCTCAATTTAACAAG cTCTGCCAGGTTTGAAGGATCCCTTAATATGGACCTGAATGAAATCAGCATGAATTTAGTTCCTTTTCCTCAACTGCATTATCTTGTTTCAAGCCTAACACCTCTGTATACACTGGCAGATGTTAACATTCCTCCTCGAAG GCTGGATCAGATGTTTTCAGATGCCTTTAGTAAAGATCACCAGCTAATCCGAGCTGACCCCAGACATAGTCTCTACCTCGCCTGTGCCCTCATGGTTAGAGGAAATGTACAAATTTCTGATCTTCGCAGAAACATCGAAAG ATTAAAACCTTCTCTACAGTTTGTCTCCTGGAATCAAGAAGGCTGGAAGACCAGCTTGTGTTCAGTACCTCCCGTGGGCCATTCCCATTCATTATTAGCATTAGCAAACAACACGTGCGTGAAGCCTACCTTCATAGAACTGAGAGAGAGATTCTTAAGGCTCTACAAGAAGAAG GCTCATCTTCATCACTATCTACAAA AAGGGATGGAGGAAAGCTGTTTCACAGAAGCCGTGTCATCTTTATCAGCACTTATACAGGAATATAACCAACTGGATGCCACAAAAAGCATGCCTGTGGAAGATTTACCTAGACTAAACGTAGCTATGTGA